One genomic region from Candidatus Poribacteria bacterium encodes:
- a CDS encoding DNA adenine methylase, which yields MIGIENIDYLSNQLITYIGNKRSLLAHIGKAVTQVKKRIGKSHLRVFDAFSGSGIVSRFMKAHTSYLASNDFEDYAASISRCYLQNHSSVDLATIARIVEELNNRVDEPTSKGFIEKLYAPEDESRITQNDRVFYTRDNARRLDNYRRMIEGYPTSFRDSLLGPLLSKASVHSNTSGVFKGFYKNKMTGIGQYGGTNSNALSRIKGQIELEPPVLSQFECDYEVYHDDTNKIASQIKELDLTYIDPPYNQHPYGSNYFMLNLLVHYKEPINISRVSGIPENWKRSGYNVQTKSKELFNDLLHTLDTRFLLISFNNEGFISPDEMRTMLQKIGIVDEFEIQYNTFRGSRNLRNRNIHVTEQLFLIERKFNGK from the coding sequence ATGATTGGAATAGAAAATATTGACTACCTTTCAAATCAACTTATTACATATATAGGCAATAAGCGTTCGCTATTGGCCCACATAGGCAAAGCAGTTACACAAGTAAAAAAACGAATAGGCAAATCACACCTTCGTGTATTTGACGCATTCAGCGGCTCCGGTATAGTCTCTCGTTTTATGAAAGCCCATACCTCGTATCTTGCAAGTAACGATTTTGAGGACTATGCTGCGTCAATTTCACGATGTTATCTCCAAAATCACAGTTCAGTTGATTTGGCTACAATTGCCAGAATTGTTGAGGAACTCAACAATCGTGTGGACGAACCCACTTCTAAAGGATTTATTGAGAAACTTTATGCCCCTGAGGACGAATCACGGATTACACAAAACGACCGAGTTTTCTACACACGCGATAATGCCCGCCGATTAGATAATTATCGTAGAATGATTGAGGGCTATCCCACAAGCTTTCGTGATTCACTACTAGGACCTCTTCTTAGCAAAGCATCTGTCCACTCAAACACTTCGGGAGTATTTAAGGGCTTCTACAAGAACAAGATGACTGGAATTGGGCAATACGGCGGCACTAATTCTAACGCATTAAGCCGTATTAAAGGGCAAATTGAATTAGAACCACCTGTTCTAAGTCAATTTGAATGTGACTACGAAGTGTATCATGACGACACAAATAAGATAGCTAGTCAGATAAAGGAACTTGATTTGACTTATATTGATCCGCCTTACAATCAACATCCTTATGGTTCAAATTACTTTATGCTAAACTTACTTGTGCATTATAAAGAACCTATTAATATAAGTCGAGTATCAGGTATTCCAGAAAACTGGAAACGTTCAGGCTATAATGTTCAAACAAAATCTAAAGAACTATTTAATGATCTACTGCATACACTTGACACGCGTTTTCTCCTTATTTCGTTTAATAATGAAGGGTTTATTTCTCCAGACGAAATGCGTACGATGCTTCAAAAAATAGGTATTGTTGATGAATTTGAGATTCAGTACAACACATTCCGTGGATCGAGGAATCTAAGAAACCGAAACATTCACGTAACTGAACAACTATTTCTTATAGAGAGGAAATTCAATGGCAAATAA
- a CDS encoding phytanoyl-CoA dioxygenase family protein: MEFVQLTDEQREEFEENGYFIMRSVLDSAMIDRLLEAGDRLMASLNLNGGHYGHRRDGLVQEPAFAELVSQTKAIPLVIQLLGTNIHITNTALLYKHPQPHELPEHRGWHRDAGLHLDLGHKACPRVGLKVAYCLTDCDVPNSGATLFVPKSHTSGEPLGIPEGEIDPIEPYDEPLLRAGDAYFFESRIYHTTGLNFTDKTAKIVIYGYHYAWLKPEGYLLYYNDRQQPDENVLELVDDLGKQFLGGGGGAAAQWAAEHNLTLEQAPHVVTI; this comes from the coding sequence ATGGAATTCGTCCAGTTGACAGACGAACAGCGTGAGGAATTTGAGGAGAACGGATACTTCATCATGCGCTCGGTGCTTGACAGCGCCATGATAGATCGCCTGCTTGAGGCGGGGGATCGCCTGATGGCATCGTTAAATCTCAATGGCGGACATTATGGACACAGGCGAGACGGATTGGTACAAGAACCTGCCTTCGCGGAACTTGTCTCGCAAACAAAGGCAATACCGTTGGTCATTCAACTCCTTGGCACCAATATCCATATTACCAATACTGCGCTCCTCTACAAACATCCGCAGCCACACGAACTTCCAGAGCACCGAGGGTGGCATCGAGATGCCGGTCTGCATTTGGATCTCGGACACAAGGCTTGCCCGCGCGTTGGTTTGAAGGTCGCTTACTGCCTAACGGACTGCGATGTACCGAATTCTGGTGCAACGCTGTTTGTTCCCAAGAGCCACACGTCGGGAGAACCCTTGGGGATTCCCGAAGGTGAAATTGATCCGATTGAACCCTACGATGAGCCGCTACTCCGCGCGGGGGACGCTTACTTCTTTGAAAGCCGTATCTACCACACCACTGGACTCAACTTTACGGATAAAACCGCCAAAATTGTCATTTACGGCTACCATTACGCGTGGCTCAAGCCAGAAGGGTACCTGCTATATTACAATGACAGGCAGCAGCCCGACGAGAATGTGTTAGAACTCGTTGATGATTTGGGTAAACAGTTTCTTGGTGGTGGTGGCGGTGCAGCAGCGCAATGGGCAGCAGAACATAATCTGACATTAGAACAAGCACCACACGTCGTGACAATCTAA
- a CDS encoding type II toxin-antitoxin system VapC family toxin: protein MKYLLDTHTLIWFLTGDKKLSDKARGLIDNPSNRKFLSIASLWEIAIKVSLGKLALNKPFEKLFPEQLHFNRIEILDITVGNLIKLTTLPFHHRDPFDRLIIAQALVEGLRVIGADVIFDAYGINREW from the coding sequence ATGAAATATCTGCTCGATACGCATACCCTGATTTGGTTTCTTACAGGTGACAAAAAACTTAGTGATAAAGCACGAGGCTTAATCGACAACCCAAGCAACAGAAAGTTTCTCAGCATCGCCAGCCTTTGGGAGATAGCCATTAAAGTGAGTTTAGGGAAACTCGCTTTAAACAAACCGTTTGAGAAGTTGTTTCCAGAACAACTCCATTTCAATCGCATTGAAATATTGGACATCACAGTGGGGAACCTCATCAAGCTTACCACTTTACCTTTTCACCACCGAGATCCGTTTGACCGATTGATAATCGCTCAAGCACTCGTTGAGGGGCTTCGAGTAATTGGGGCAGATGTGATCTTTGATGCTTATGGGATAAACAGAGAATGGTGA
- a CDS encoding amidohydrolase family protein, protein MKKTETLEQQKPSVIDCDVHNTLASETVLYPYLSERWRKHHGMVGTTDRVGAYIPRAHPFGARYDAWTPSGHRPGSDLDFLREQLLDAFNIEFGVLNCLTPVCEMPNLAYAAAWARAVNDWQIEEWLEKEPRLRASMIVACDDAEFTTMEIKRLAGHPGFVQILLLARTMEPLGRRKYWKMYEAAVQHDLPIGIHFTGVGVGPITAVGRPSHYIEDHAGMTQAFQTQVTSLVCEGVFEQFPTLKVVLIEGGFAWLPPLMWRLDRAWRKLHDEVPELKRLPSEYIREHLWITTQPIEEPPKQEYFDQLLAQLNLDDKLMFATDYPHWDFDSPDQALPKNLSPTLKRKIMAENARAFYRL, encoded by the coding sequence ATGAAGAAAACAGAAACACTTGAACAACAGAAACCCTCAGTTATCGACTGTGATGTGCATAATACTCTCGCTTCTGAGACAGTGTTGTACCCCTATCTCTCCGAACGCTGGCGCAAGCATCACGGTATGGTCGGTACAACCGATCGCGTTGGGGCATATATACCTCGCGCCCATCCCTTCGGTGCCAGATATGATGCATGGACACCCTCCGGACATCGTCCCGGTTCCGATCTCGATTTCCTACGAGAGCAGCTTCTGGACGCGTTCAACATCGAATTCGGTGTCCTTAACTGCTTGACACCGGTCTGCGAGATGCCCAACCTCGCCTACGCCGCAGCCTGGGCACGCGCTGTAAACGATTGGCAAATCGAAGAATGGCTTGAAAAAGAACCGAGACTCCGTGCCTCTATGATCGTTGCATGCGATGACGCAGAGTTCACAACAATGGAGATCAAGCGACTGGCAGGGCATCCGGGTTTTGTGCAAATACTGCTGCTCGCACGCACGATGGAACCTTTGGGTAGACGTAAATACTGGAAGATGTATGAGGCAGCGGTGCAGCATGATCTCCCGATTGGCATCCATTTCACCGGTGTCGGTGTCGGACCTATCACCGCCGTTGGTAGACCTTCACACTATATCGAGGACCACGCCGGTATGACACAGGCGTTTCAGACACAGGTCACCAGTCTCGTCTGTGAAGGGGTGTTTGAACAATTCCCGACGCTTAAGGTTGTTCTCATTGAGGGGGGGTTCGCTTGGCTACCACCGCTGATGTGGCGACTCGATCGTGCGTGGAGGAAGCTGCACGATGAGGTACCTGAGTTGAAACGGCTCCCTTCCGAGTACATCCGAGAGCATCTCTGGATTACCACGCAGCCGATCGAAGAACCGCCTAAACAAGAATACTTTGATCAGCTGCTGGCGCAGCTCAACTTAGATGATAAGTTGATGTTCGCAACCGACTATCCGCATTGGGATTTCGATTCTCCAGATCAGGCACTCCCGAAAAACCTCTCACCAACCCTTAAACGCAAGATCATGGCGGAAAATGCGCGTGCCTTCTATCGGTTGTAA
- a CDS encoding restriction endonuclease encodes MANKDQLQKLRTNTIINKKSKKQEIELLKALREVVYYLEDKFAKRITLTYERQWYLKDLINELRTYFPDIDLHCHSEKTHMKPDGGILGIKSVKDSISTYPILISEVKNQGTNDLREKEGKPKQAKGNAIERLGKNLIGFRTALLSESIFPFVCFGYGCDFEETSSTLDKVSTMAMFGKLNKSYLHNEEDGRFNRGSFYFRAEEWTAGEMFDIMKDIAERAVLYYFSKYREDYFTNSSD; translated from the coding sequence ATGGCAAATAAAGATCAACTACAGAAACTACGTACAAACACTATAATCAATAAAAAATCAAAAAAACAAGAGATTGAACTTCTCAAGGCACTTCGTGAAGTTGTTTACTATTTGGAAGACAAATTTGCCAAAAGGATTACCTTAACTTATGAAAGACAATGGTATCTGAAGGACCTTATTAATGAACTGAGGACATATTTCCCTGACATCGATTTACATTGCCACTCCGAAAAGACCCATATGAAACCGGATGGAGGTATTCTTGGAATAAAAAGTGTCAAGGACAGCATATCAACCTATCCAATTCTAATTTCGGAGGTTAAAAATCAGGGAACAAATGATTTACGTGAAAAAGAAGGAAAACCCAAGCAAGCAAAAGGAAATGCTATTGAACGTCTTGGAAAGAACTTAATAGGATTTCGGACCGCGTTACTGTCTGAAAGTATTTTTCCTTTTGTTTGTTTCGGATATGGTTGCGACTTTGAGGAAACATCCTCGACTTTGGATAAGGTATCAACCATGGCAATGTTTGGCAAACTTAACAAGAGTTATCTCCACAACGAGGAAGATGGACGATTCAACCGCGGTAGTTTCTATTTCCGTGCCGAGGAGTGGACAGCTGGTGAAATGTTTGACATTATGAAAGATATTGCGGAACGTGCTGTGTTATATTACTTCTCTAAGTACCGCGAAGATTATTTCACTAATTCTTCTGATTGA
- a CDS encoding sigma-70 family RNA polymerase sigma factor, with amino-acid sequence MEREDDIQLIDRILSGDDTAFGALVEKYQNSIHALAWRKIGDFHIAEEITQDTFLQVYKNLRQLRNPNQLSGWMYVIANRLCLKWLEKNKPKPVMQSLEDTPMEEIERASYTHHVAEQRETEDTEHRHELVKKLLAKLPESERTVVTLYYLGKMTTKEISKFLGVSVHTITSRLQRARKRLQEQQEVLIQEVLGGVRIPASLSQNIMRQVADIAPTPSSASKPFLPWMALGTAAVLIALLLGASNRYLTRFQKPYSFEAQSEPTIEIVDTPIILDIAAKPAVRNQVGRVTTAGETSRAGTQASNVTSTSTAPENFTQISTAQWQQGNGPPAGPVRNIFAASDGTVYAVIQTGIYRLTADATTWTRVDASVPIGEALMPMAAHKETLYIVAANEIFASENRGETWRTLGPRPKGDAVELVITDAERVSSQQAPITMYLALRDRGIFWSTDGGVQWSPVNDGLTVSEKISAMAAVGKTVFAGTEKGLYRFDSGIWKKLPLDTSGAVCSLAVSGTELYAGIGHELLVKLTRAERQGLYGDLHFTEIFRSTDLGASWTEIRLRSKHLRETSPAGITVLAMGKTLLALSYAQSRSTDGGQTWTGLEDDQNFLGRSRLPAVMVNERTYYKANFWGIHRTTDGGASWHIFMNGVMGTAIRDFVAFNNRLYAHTGYEVYQSTDGGVSWKKLWNHGQEAVLTIPTTRISAASKLIPVGDILYSLSAPGDDVGIFRLSSDGDMLIPVQGIPVFDRYKLGSEKFYKSKDQEDARIDRLRIETAAASRDVFYVEYIGELFKWKLGDSEWTSTGFVDDSHRYDEKFGEGFKLAVLGKTVYVGKREGKLFQSLDEGSSWKNITSNLPLHFTRFKDMVFVKSTLYVATDNGVMVSQTGEQWLVLTDNAGEHPIINSFATDGIRIYGISDMGVYRLDIRSQWKQVSTEVPDGMVSPAITNDRLYGVVEGQGILHSSLAEER; translated from the coding sequence ATGGAAAGAGAAGACGATATTCAACTCATTGATAGAATTTTGTCAGGCGACGATACAGCATTTGGAGCCTTAGTTGAAAAATATCAAAATAGTATTCATGCACTTGCGTGGCGGAAGATTGGTGACTTTCACATTGCTGAAGAGATTACCCAAGACACCTTCCTCCAAGTATACAAAAACCTCCGGCAGTTAAGGAATCCGAATCAACTCTCAGGATGGATGTATGTTATTGCCAATCGACTCTGCCTTAAATGGCTCGAAAAGAACAAACCTAAACCTGTTATGCAATCGCTGGAGGACACACCCATGGAAGAAATCGAGAGAGCCTCTTATACACATCACGTAGCAGAACAGCGAGAAACAGAGGACACGGAGCATCGCCATGAACTCGTCAAAAAACTGCTCGCAAAACTTCCGGAGAGCGAACGCACCGTCGTGACGCTTTATTACCTCGGTAAAATGACGACCAAGGAGATTAGCAAATTCTTAGGCGTGTCCGTGCACACAATCACAAGCCGACTTCAGCGAGCGCGAAAGCGTTTACAAGAACAGCAGGAAGTGTTAATCCAAGAAGTTCTCGGCGGTGTACGAATACCAGCAAGTTTAAGCCAGAACATCATGCGACAAGTCGCTGATATAGCACCCACACCGTCTTCGGCTTCTAAACCGTTCCTTCCATGGATGGCTTTAGGGACGGCTGCAGTTTTGATCGCTTTACTCCTCGGCGCAAGCAACCGATACCTCACCCGTTTCCAGAAGCCGTATAGTTTTGAAGCACAATCCGAACCGACGATTGAAATTGTCGATACACCTATTATCCTTGACATAGCAGCGAAACCCGCTGTGCGAAATCAAGTCGGAAGGGTTACCACCGCCGGCGAAACCAGCCGTGCCGGCACCCAAGCTTCTAATGTAACCTCAACATCAACTGCACCAGAAAATTTCACTCAGATTTCTACTGCGCAATGGCAGCAGGGAAACGGACCGCCAGCGGGTCCTGTACGCAATATCTTCGCCGCATCTGATGGGACCGTCTATGCCGTTATACAAACAGGGATATACAGATTAACGGCAGATGCGACCACATGGACACGCGTCGACGCGAGTGTCCCAATTGGCGAGGCACTTATGCCGATGGCAGCGCATAAAGAAACGCTTTATATTGTTGCTGCGAATGAGATATTTGCTTCAGAGAACAGAGGTGAGACGTGGAGGACGCTGGGCCCCCGACCCAAGGGAGATGCCGTTGAACTCGTCATCACAGATGCTGAACGAGTATCCAGTCAACAAGCACCTATTACGATGTATCTCGCCCTTAGAGATAGAGGGATTTTCTGGTCCACAGATGGTGGTGTGCAATGGAGTCCTGTTAATGACGGATTGACGGTTTCCGAAAAAATTTCCGCAATGGCTGCTGTTGGCAAAACAGTGTTTGCGGGAACAGAGAAGGGTCTCTATCGTTTCGATTCAGGTATCTGGAAAAAATTGCCGTTGGATACATCCGGAGCCGTCTGTTCCTTGGCAGTATCTGGAACTGAGCTTTATGCTGGAATAGGGCATGAACTGTTGGTGAAATTAACGCGAGCGGAGAGGCAGGGGCTATACGGAGATTTACATTTTACCGAGATATTCCGTTCGACTGACTTAGGAGCGTCGTGGACTGAAATAAGGCTTAGAAGCAAACATCTTCGCGAAACTTCACCCGCAGGTATAACGGTTTTAGCAATGGGTAAAACGCTCTTGGCATTGAGCTACGCCCAATCGCGTTCAACGGATGGTGGACAAACGTGGACAGGACTTGAAGACGATCAGAATTTTTTGGGCAGGAGTCGCCTTCCAGCCGTGATGGTCAACGAGAGAACGTATTACAAAGCTAATTTCTGGGGCATTCACCGCACGACGGATGGGGGAGCATCATGGCATATATTTATGAATGGGGTGATGGGAACCGCTATAAGAGATTTCGTCGCGTTTAACAATAGATTATACGCTCATACCGGCTATGAAGTTTATCAATCCACAGATGGGGGCGTGTCCTGGAAAAAACTTTGGAATCATGGGCAGGAAGCGGTACTCACCATTCCTACTACCAGGATAAGTGCTGCGTCAAAACTGATACCTGTTGGTGATATTCTTTATTCTCTTTCAGCTCCAGGAGACGATGTGGGTATTTTCCGTTTATCTTCTGATGGCGATATGCTAATTCCAGTTCAAGGTATCCCTGTTTTTGACCGTTATAAACTTGGCTCTGAAAAATTTTATAAGTCAAAAGATCAAGAGGATGCTCGTATAGATCGTCTGAGAATTGAGACTGCTGCGGCGAGCCGTGATGTGTTTTATGTAGAATACATAGGAGAACTCTTCAAATGGAAATTGGGTGATTCAGAATGGACCAGCACTGGATTCGTGGATGATAGTCATCGGTATGATGAAAAATTCGGAGAGGGATTCAAATTAGCGGTTTTAGGAAAAACTGTCTACGTAGGTAAACGGGAAGGTAAGTTGTTTCAGTCACTTGATGAAGGTAGTAGCTGGAAAAACATTACATCAAATCTGCCACTCCACTTCACTCGTTTCAAAGATATGGTCTTTGTAAAATCAACCCTTTACGTCGCAACAGATAATGGCGTTATGGTTTCCCAAACTGGGGAACAGTGGCTTGTGCTAACCGATAACGCAGGAGAGCATCCCATCATAAATAGCTTCGCTACGGATGGTATCAGAATTTATGGTATCAGCGATATGGGGGTCTATCGCTTGGATATTCGTAGTCAATGGAAGCAAGTTTCTACAGAGGTGCCAGATGGGATGGTTTCTCCTGCTATTACTAACGATAGACTCTATGGTGTCGTCGAAGGACAGGGGATACTTCACAGCTCCCTTGCTGAAGAACGGTAA
- a CDS encoding serine hydrolase encodes MTTHETLEAKVDQLFAEWNRSDSPGAALAVTREGEIIYKRGYGMANLEYDIPITTTTIFDIASVSKQFAAFAIATLAHDGKLSLDDNIRTYLPDVPDFGHTITLRHLLHHTSGLRDWVQSLVIAGVTMEDVISFKHILKMVRQQKALNFEPGAAYSYSNTGYNLLAEIVETVTGDSFREWTDANIFKPLAMTNSHFHDDHQMILKNRAYSYQAVENGGFKHAVNNTTALGSSSLFSTVEDLAKWILNFDNIQIGEQTVIEQMHQRGVLNNGEQISYAFGLNIGDYRGLKTVGHSGSWRGFRSHLMRFPDQKFGVVILCNLDTFNPLRLAEKVANIYLTDVLAPLEASESEKEVEPAEDTKSEPLALEQLTEFEGDYHTEELDTTYTIRAREDGLVAQHIRHDDILLTYTDGHFHGDSWFFPEVRFTRDDAGRVTGFKLTGGRVKNLYFEKKTRFA; translated from the coding sequence ATGACAACTCATGAGACACTTGAGGCAAAAGTCGATCAACTGTTTGCGGAATGGAACAGGTCGGATTCCCCAGGTGCTGCTCTGGCGGTTACCAGAGAGGGTGAAATCATCTATAAACGCGGCTACGGGATGGCGAACCTTGAATATGACATCCCCATTACAACAACGACCATCTTCGATATCGCTTCGGTGTCCAAGCAATTCGCGGCGTTTGCTATTGCCACTTTAGCGCACGACGGAAAACTTTCGTTAGATGACAACATCCGAACGTACCTGCCTGATGTTCCGGATTTTGGACACACAATCACACTCCGACATCTTTTGCATCACACCAGCGGATTACGGGATTGGGTGCAATCTCTTGTTATCGCGGGAGTCACAATGGAGGATGTAATTTCGTTCAAACACATCTTAAAAATGGTCCGTCAGCAGAAAGCACTCAATTTCGAGCCGGGGGCAGCATATTCATACAGCAATACGGGCTACAATCTGCTCGCAGAAATTGTCGAAACGGTAACAGGGGATTCATTTCGGGAATGGACGGATGCCAACATCTTCAAGCCGCTCGCAATGACGAACTCTCACTTTCACGATGACCACCAAATGATACTGAAGAACCGAGCGTATTCGTATCAAGCGGTCGAAAATGGTGGGTTTAAACATGCTGTCAATAATACAACTGCTCTCGGTTCAAGCTCCCTCTTTTCAACGGTGGAAGACCTGGCGAAGTGGATTCTGAACTTTGATAACATACAGATTGGCGAACAAACAGTGATTGAACAGATGCACCAGCGTGGCGTGCTTAACAACGGGGAACAGATTAGTTACGCCTTCGGATTGAACATCGGTGACTATAGAGGATTGAAAACGGTCGGACACAGCGGGTCGTGGCGGGGATTTCGGAGCCATTTGATGCGCTTTCCCGATCAGAAATTTGGCGTTGTCATCTTATGTAATCTGGATACCTTTAATCCACTCCGTTTGGCAGAAAAAGTCGCTAATATCTATCTCACTGATGTCCTCGCTCCTTTAGAAGCATCCGAGTCAGAAAAAGAAGTAGAGCCGGCTGAAGACACCAAATCTGAACCACTGGCACTGGAACAGTTGACGGAATTTGAAGGTGACTACCATACTGAAGAACTCGATACAACCTATACCATTCGTGCGCGTGAGGATGGACTCGTGGCACAACACATACGGCACGATGATATATTGCTAACCTACACCGACGGTCATTTCCATGGGGATTCCTGGTTTTTTCCAGAGGTGCGCTTTACACGAGACGATGCTGGACGCGTTACAGGGTTTAAACTGACCGGAGGCAGAGTCAAAAACCTGTATTTTGAGAAAAAGACACGTTTTGCCTGA